One stretch of Segatella copri DNA includes these proteins:
- a CDS encoding patatin-like phospholipase family protein yields MKLNLKTTGLVLEGGGMRGVFTSGVLDAFMKHDVHFPYTVAVSAGACNGMSYMSRQPRRARISNIDYLARYQYIGIRHLVTQGCIFDRKLLYDKFPNQLLPFDFDTYFKYADGFEMVTTNCLTGKAMYLSENHDRQRALDVVRASSSLPYVSKIVEVDGIPMLDGGIADSIPVQHAIDMGWQHNVVVLTRNKGWRDMGKDHKIPYLYKNYPRLRVALSHRHRAYNEQIQLVDDLEAAGKITCIRPIRPLEVGRIEKDTDKLERLYEEGFMLGEAFCEKCVEKE; encoded by the coding sequence ATGAAATTGAATTTGAAAACAACAGGTTTGGTTCTTGAGGGAGGAGGCATGCGAGGGGTCTTCACCAGTGGGGTACTGGATGCCTTCATGAAGCATGATGTTCATTTCCCTTATACGGTGGCTGTATCGGCTGGGGCATGTAATGGCATGTCGTATATGAGCCGCCAACCTCGGCGTGCCCGTATCTCTAACATCGATTATCTGGCCCGATACCAGTATATCGGTATTCGCCATCTGGTGACTCAGGGGTGTATCTTCGACCGCAAATTGCTCTACGATAAGTTTCCGAACCAGCTCTTGCCTTTCGATTTTGATACCTATTTTAAGTATGCCGATGGTTTCGAGATGGTTACTACCAATTGTCTTACGGGCAAGGCTATGTATCTTTCCGAGAATCATGACAGGCAGCGTGCACTGGATGTTGTGCGTGCTTCCAGCAGTTTGCCATATGTGAGCAAGATTGTGGAAGTGGATGGCATTCCGATGTTGGATGGTGGTATTGCGGACAGTATTCCGGTACAGCACGCCATTGACATGGGGTGGCAACACAATGTGGTTGTCCTGACTCGCAACAAAGGATGGCGTGATATGGGCAAAGACCATAAGATACCTTATTTATATAAGAACTATCCTCGCCTGCGTGTGGCTCTGAGTCACCGTCATCGGGCTTATAACGAACAGATCCAGCTTGTAGATGATCTGGAGGCTGCGGGTAAGATTACCTGTATCCGTCCAATCCGTCCGTTGGAAGTTGGCAGAATAGAGAAGGATACCGATAAACTGGAACGCCTCTACGAAGAAGGTTTCATGCTGGGTGAGGCTTTCTGCGAAAAATGCGTAGAAAAAGAATAA